The Arachis hypogaea cultivar Tifrunner chromosome 19, arahy.Tifrunner.gnm2.J5K5, whole genome shotgun sequence genome has a window encoding:
- the LOC112778238 gene encoding uncharacterized protein — protein sequence MVEIFKKVEVTIPLFDTIRQVPKYAKFLKDLCMNKEKIQDLETIPLGSSISILMGDIPEKCGDPGPCLVTCTIDGVQFVDCICDLGACVSIMPLSVYEVLKLSPLKRSATRFVLADKSIFSVVGITEDVLVSIKGLVFLIDFHILKIPPSDSRRTSSILLGKPFLKTSWFKLDAFSGTYSFEIDGREVSFNLDEAMRHPPEDHSIFRYDFIDNAVAEVHQEDFDGKSMIQGPNVESSHVCEEDAFSPPMSPDDKAPSHQKNVDLKQLPSHLKYAFLEDDQKLPVIVAKELTFHQKERFLNVLRRNKKAIGWSLADIVGISPQVCEHRIFLEEGAKPV from the coding sequence ATGGTGGAGatattcaagaaagttgaggtaaccattcctcTCTTTGATACTATCCgccaagtacctaaatatgccaaGTTTCTAAAGGACTTATGCATGAACAAGGAGAAAATTCAAGATTTAGAGACGATTCCATTGGGGAGCTCAATTTCCATTTTAATGGGTGATATACCGGAAAAGTGTGGCGACCCCGGTCCTTGCCTAGTAACTTGCACCATAGATGGGGTACAATTTGTCGACTGTATATGTGACCTTGGTGCTTGTGTGAGCATCATGCCCTTGTCTGTTTATGAGGTCTTAAAGCTTTCACCGTTGAAACGATCGGCCACCCGGTTTGTTTTGGCGGACAAAAGCATATTTTCTGTAGTGGGTATCACGGAGGATGTTCTAGTGAGTATAAAGGGGTTGGTCTTCCTAATTGATTTCCATATTCTTAAGATTCCCCCTAGTGACTCCAGAAGGACATCATCTATCTTGCTTGGAAAACCGTTCTTGAAGACCTCCTGGTTCAAATTGGATGCGTTTTCGGGTACTTACTCGTTTGAGATTGATGGAAGAGAAGTGAGCTTTAATCTTGATGAAGCCATGAGACATCCACCGGAGGACCACTCTATTTTCCGGTATGATTTTATTGATAATGCGGTGGCCGAAGTCCACCAAGAAGATTTTGATGGAAAGAGTATGATTCAAGGCCCAAATGTGGAGAGTTCCCATGTATGTGAAGAAGATGCCTTTTCACCTCCAATGTCACCAGATGACAAAGCGCCAAGTCATCAAAAAAATGTAGATTTGAAACAACTCCCATCCCACCTAAAATATGCCTTCCTTGAAGATGACCAAAAGCTCCCGGTAATTGTTGCAAAGGAGCTCACCTTCCATCAAAAGGAGAGGTTTCTAAATGTCTTGAGGAGGAACAAGAAGGCCAtcgggtggagcttggcagatatagttGGAATTAGCCCCCAAGTGTGTGAACATCGAATTTTCCTAGAAGAAGGAGCCAAACCTGTTTGA